In the genome of Hymenobacter taeanensis, one region contains:
- a CDS encoding DUF4136 domain-containing protein: MKTSLYAVLLLLIGLLSSCSSGVAVQQKPGVDFSQYRTYDWAKTDVKSADSQNPIYKSSLNDEAIQNAINSEMAKRGIRPVQGNATPDFYLTYHLYIEEAERTVANPPAPGYAFPYAMSYRGRFLPINYGYWYTTPYYNTGYRTETFQEGTMILDVVDARTNNLVWRGSMADPVGNPARIGDEFARSAKDILDKFPVEEKN, encoded by the coding sequence ATGAAAACCTCTTTGTATGCTGTGCTGCTGCTATTAATAGGGCTGCTCAGCAGCTGTTCCTCCGGCGTTGCTGTTCAACAGAAACCCGGTGTAGATTTCAGCCAATACCGAACCTACGATTGGGCTAAAACGGATGTCAAGTCCGCAGATTCTCAGAATCCCATTTACAAGAGCAGCCTCAATGATGAGGCCATTCAAAATGCCATCAACAGCGAAATGGCCAAGCGGGGCATCCGGCCCGTGCAGGGCAACGCTACCCCCGACTTTTACCTCACGTACCACTTATACATTGAAGAAGCGGAGCGGACGGTAGCCAACCCACCAGCGCCCGGCTATGCTTTCCCCTATGCTATGTCGTATCGGGGGCGCTTCCTGCCCATTAACTACGGTTACTGGTATACCACACCCTATTACAACACCGGCTACCGCACTGAGACATTCCAGGAGGGTACTATGATTCTGGATGTGGTAGATGCCCGTACTAATAACCTGGTATGGCGCGGCTCCATGGCCGACCCAGTAGGTAACCCCGCCCGTATTGGGGATGAGTTTGCCAGATCAGCCAAAGACATTCTGGATAAGTTTCCGGTAGAAGAGAAGAACTAA
- a CDS encoding HAD family hydrolase, translating into MSSSVITTIVFDLGGVLIDWNPRYLYKKLFTDEQEMDAFLNTITTPDWNEEQDAGRTLAEGTALLVAKHPEHRELIEHFYGRWPEMLGGAIQGTVDILTELRASGRYRLYALTNWSAETFPIALEQFEFLHWFEGIVVSGTEKSRKPFPDFYHTLLTRYQIEPSQAVFIDDNERNIHAAEAVGLHAVHFQSPEQLRTELAALQVLA; encoded by the coding sequence ATGTCATCTTCTGTTATTACCACCATTGTGTTTGATTTGGGCGGCGTGCTCATCGACTGGAACCCGCGCTACCTCTATAAGAAGCTCTTCACCGATGAGCAGGAAATGGACGCCTTTCTGAACACCATTACCACCCCCGACTGGAACGAGGAGCAGGATGCCGGCCGTACACTAGCCGAGGGCACCGCCCTGCTGGTAGCCAAACACCCCGAGCATCGGGAGCTAATTGAGCACTTCTATGGCCGCTGGCCCGAGATGCTGGGCGGTGCTATTCAGGGTACCGTTGACATCCTGACCGAGCTGCGAGCCAGTGGCCGCTACCGCCTGTACGCCCTCACAAACTGGTCGGCCGAGACGTTCCCGATAGCGCTGGAGCAGTTTGAATTTCTGCACTGGTTTGAGGGCATTGTGGTATCGGGCACGGAGAAGTCGCGCAAGCCCTTCCCCGATTTCTACCACACCCTGCTTACCCGCTACCAGATTGAGCCCAGCCAGGCCGTGTTCATTGATGACAATGAACGGAATATTCATGCGGCCGAGGCAGTAGGTTTGCATGCGGTGCACTTCCAGTCGCCGGAGCAACTGCGCACGGAGCTAGCTGCCCTGCAAGTACTGGCCTAG
- a CDS encoding SDR family NAD(P)-dependent oxidoreductase, which translates to MRFQDKVVLITGGASGIGLATAKRVASEGARVVLADVSQENLNKALPQIKAAGAPEAWGTVCNVAVEAQVEASVKEALDKFGRLDVIVNNAGLMQFKPLEELTGEDWLRILNVDLLGAFYFIKQAFLHMKPGGSIVNVSSIHAIETSPLVAPYAAAKAAVNSLTRSAALEGKPKGLRVNSVLPGAIDTPMLWENPNVKSGVEKIDRADVGRAEDVAALIAYLASDDAAFVQGAEVRVDGGRLDRL; encoded by the coding sequence ATGCGTTTTCAAGATAAAGTAGTGCTTATTACGGGCGGTGCCAGCGGCATAGGCCTAGCCACCGCCAAACGAGTAGCCAGCGAAGGTGCCCGCGTGGTGCTGGCTGATGTAAGTCAGGAAAACCTCAACAAGGCCCTGCCCCAGATAAAAGCGGCCGGGGCCCCCGAGGCGTGGGGCACCGTGTGCAACGTAGCGGTAGAGGCGCAGGTTGAAGCATCTGTGAAGGAAGCCCTCGATAAATTTGGCCGCCTAGATGTAATTGTGAATAACGCGGGCCTGATGCAGTTTAAGCCTCTGGAAGAACTTACCGGGGAAGACTGGCTGCGCATCCTGAACGTAGACCTGCTGGGAGCGTTTTATTTCATCAAGCAGGCTTTTCTGCATATGAAGCCGGGCGGCAGCATCGTGAATGTGTCCAGCATTCATGCCATTGAAACCAGCCCGCTGGTAGCTCCCTACGCCGCGGCCAAAGCCGCCGTTAACTCACTTACCCGCTCGGCGGCGCTGGAGGGCAAGCCTAAGGGGCTGCGCGTAAACTCCGTGTTGCCAGGCGCCATTGACACGCCCATGCTCTGGGAAAACCCCAATGTGAAATCGGGGGTAGAAAAGATTGACCGCGCCGATGTGGGCCGCGCCGAAGACGTGGCGGCCCTTATTGCCTATCTGGCTTCCGATGATGCTGCCTTTGTGCAAGGCGCCGAAGTGAGAGTGGATGGCGGCCGTCTCGACCGGCTCTAG
- a CDS encoding family 1 glycosylhydrolase: MKPHFIFATGIENSYPTIQNGRVRMDEMEKCGHYTFWKKDFDLVEELGIGFLRYGPPIHTTWLGPGKYDWSFADETFRDLYRRNIAPIVDLCHFGVPDWVGNFQNPDFPALFADYAKAFATRFPWVQLYTPVNEMYICAEFSALYGWWNEQLRSDQAFVTALKHIVKANVLAMRSIADVRPDALFIQSESSEYFHAENPAAIRPAELMNSKRFLSLDLNYGRRVDSEMYEYLLDNGMTREEYHFFMHNRLKHQCIMGNDYYKTNEHRVKADGSTSASGEVFGYHVITRQYHDRYRLPVMHTETNLWQGPCGDEAVNWLWKEWANVLRVRNDGVPIVGFTWYSLTDQVDWDSALRENNGIVNPLGLYDLDRNIRPVGEAYKQLIQDWRQVLPAQSICLQVPIVMPADSKEEWAEDKKTEAKQTSQDSSTSAANASSVASL; the protein is encoded by the coding sequence ATGAAACCCCATTTCATCTTTGCCACCGGTATTGAAAACAGCTATCCAACAATTCAGAACGGGCGCGTACGAATGGATGAAATGGAGAAGTGTGGCCACTACACGTTCTGGAAGAAGGATTTTGACCTGGTAGAGGAGCTAGGCATTGGCTTTCTGCGCTACGGCCCTCCCATTCACACTACCTGGCTCGGGCCGGGGAAGTACGACTGGTCATTTGCCGATGAAACCTTCCGCGACCTGTACCGCCGCAATATTGCTCCCATCGTAGACCTTTGCCATTTTGGGGTGCCCGATTGGGTTGGCAACTTCCAGAACCCCGATTTTCCGGCCCTGTTTGCGGACTATGCCAAGGCGTTTGCTACCCGGTTTCCGTGGGTGCAGCTTTACACGCCCGTAAACGAGATGTACATCTGTGCCGAGTTCTCGGCCCTGTACGGGTGGTGGAATGAGCAACTGCGCTCCGACCAGGCCTTTGTAACGGCGCTCAAGCACATTGTGAAAGCCAATGTGCTGGCCATGAGGTCTATTGCTGACGTGCGCCCCGATGCCCTGTTTATCCAGAGCGAGTCATCTGAATATTTCCATGCTGAGAACCCGGCGGCTATCAGGCCCGCTGAACTCATGAACTCTAAACGGTTTCTGTCGCTGGACCTGAACTACGGCCGGCGCGTAGACTCTGAGATGTACGAGTACCTGCTGGATAATGGCATGACGCGCGAGGAGTATCACTTCTTCATGCACAACCGCCTCAAGCACCAGTGCATCATGGGCAACGACTACTACAAAACCAACGAGCACCGCGTGAAGGCCGATGGCAGCACCAGTGCCTCGGGCGAGGTGTTTGGCTACCACGTTATCACGCGCCAGTACCACGACCGGTACCGCCTGCCCGTAATGCACACCGAGACCAACCTGTGGCAGGGCCCCTGCGGCGACGAGGCCGTAAACTGGCTCTGGAAGGAGTGGGCCAACGTGCTGCGCGTCCGCAACGACGGGGTGCCGATTGTGGGCTTTACCTGGTATTCTCTCACCGACCAGGTAGACTGGGACAGCGCCCTGCGCGAAAACAACGGCATTGTGAACCCCCTGGGCCTCTATGATCTCGACCGCAACATCAGGCCGGTAGGAGAGGCCTACAAGCAGCTTATTCAGGACTGGCGGCAGGTGCTGCCCGCCCAGAGCATTTGCCTGCAGGTGCCCATTGTAATGCCCGCCGATAGCAAAGAGGAGTGGGCCGAAGACAAGAAAACCGAAGCCAAGCAAACCAGCCAGGATTCTTCTACTTCGGCTGCTAATGCTTCGTCGGTAGCCTCTCTGTAA
- a CDS encoding aldo/keto reductase: MEYIALGNSGLQVSRIAFGSWAAGGWMWGGTEQNDAVGAIHASYDLGVTSIDTAPIYGQGLSEEIVGEAIKSLPRDKVQILTKFGMRWDLAKGDFAMKTKDNSGHDLDVYKYAAPESIMKEVEDSLRRLGTDYIDLYQIHWPDKTTPIEDTMAAVQRLVEQGKVRAIGVSNYSVEQMQTAEKVVNLASNQVPYSMVRRDIEQDVVPYCLEHNKAILAYSPMQLGLLTGKIKPSQHFDASDLRATHRLFTPESVTRVNAFLDKLRPMAESKSATLGQLVLRWTLAQPGISVALVGARNAEQAVQNAHALDVQLSPQEIDFISQQLAQLQPQVA, translated from the coding sequence ATGGAATACATAGCATTAGGAAACTCCGGCCTGCAGGTGTCGCGCATTGCCTTTGGCAGCTGGGCGGCGGGCGGCTGGATGTGGGGCGGCACGGAACAGAACGACGCCGTGGGCGCCATTCATGCCTCTTATGACCTGGGCGTTACCAGTATTGATACGGCCCCCATTTACGGGCAGGGCCTGAGCGAAGAAATTGTGGGCGAAGCCATCAAGAGCCTCCCCCGCGACAAAGTGCAGATTCTGACCAAATTTGGCATGCGTTGGGACCTGGCCAAGGGCGACTTTGCCATGAAGACCAAAGACAATAGCGGCCACGACCTGGACGTGTATAAGTACGCCGCGCCCGAAAGCATTATGAAGGAAGTGGAGGACAGCCTGCGCCGCCTTGGCACCGACTACATTGACCTCTACCAGATTCACTGGCCCGATAAAACCACACCCATTGAAGACACCATGGCAGCGGTGCAGCGGCTGGTTGAACAGGGGAAAGTGCGCGCCATTGGCGTCAGCAACTACTCGGTTGAGCAAATGCAGACCGCTGAGAAAGTGGTAAACCTGGCTTCTAACCAGGTACCCTACAGCATGGTGCGCCGCGATATTGAGCAGGATGTAGTGCCGTACTGCCTTGAGCACAACAAAGCCATACTGGCCTACAGCCCCATGCAGCTCGGCCTGCTTACGGGTAAAATCAAGCCCAGCCAGCACTTTGATGCCAGCGACCTGCGGGCCACCCACCGCCTATTTACTCCCGAGAGTGTAACCCGCGTGAATGCGTTCCTGGACAAGTTGAGGCCCATGGCCGAGAGTAAAAGTGCCACGCTAGGCCAGTTAGTACTCCGCTGGACGCTGGCGCAGCCCGGCATCTCGGTGGCGCTGGTAGGTGCCCGCAACGCCGAGCAGGCCGTACAAAACGCCCACGCCCTTGACGTGCAGCTCTCACCCCAGGAAATAGACTTCATTTCTCAGCAGCTCGCGCAATTGCAGCCGCAAGTGGCCTAG
- a CDS encoding TPR end-of-group domain-containing protein: MKRYLLLFFLLAAGTAAFAQAPTRADSLVMRAQQISKQKNYPEAIKAYQLVVQEPTAKPTYKAFSYYNIACYYGLLNDAPNAVANLERAIEAGYIDAEHISEDSDLNLLHGHKQWPKLLARARKLEDKQRIKRPEDVKLVTTDIDHFWQAYTAAQRDTAQARAIFRREYFDKGSQGLQDYYSLKIRNDATFTKRILQRPQYYNSIQSTTLSIAKQKPQIVSAFKRFQELYPAVRFQNIYFVVGGWVSGGTVSDAGLLIGADQVANGPGVNTSELSLLQRNRCAPVTVMPELMVHELVHRNQGSQDGTLLSYALSEGMADFVAEVVTGVKGGANSRLQAYGNAHEQELWTDFKKEMLGTNSDNWIANGAQETPEKPCDLGYYVGYRIVQAYYNKTTDKKQALADILSIRDAKAFLAQSGYESGLASR, encoded by the coding sequence ATGAAACGCTATCTGCTCCTGTTTTTCCTGTTGGCGGCTGGCACGGCCGCCTTCGCTCAGGCTCCTACCCGCGCCGACTCGTTGGTAATGCGTGCCCAGCAAATCAGCAAGCAGAAGAACTATCCGGAGGCAATTAAGGCTTATCAATTGGTGGTGCAGGAGCCCACGGCCAAGCCTACGTATAAAGCCTTCAGCTACTATAACATAGCCTGCTATTATGGGCTGCTAAATGACGCGCCTAATGCTGTAGCTAACCTTGAGCGGGCTATTGAGGCGGGCTACATTGATGCCGAACACATTTCGGAAGACTCTGACCTAAACCTGCTCCACGGCCATAAGCAATGGCCCAAGCTACTGGCCCGCGCCCGTAAGCTGGAAGACAAACAACGTATTAAGCGGCCCGAGGACGTCAAGCTCGTCACGACGGATATCGACCATTTCTGGCAGGCCTACACTGCTGCGCAACGCGATACGGCTCAGGCCCGAGCCATTTTCCGGCGCGAGTATTTTGACAAAGGCTCGCAGGGCCTGCAGGACTATTACAGCCTGAAAATCAGGAACGATGCTACGTTTACCAAGCGCATTTTGCAGCGGCCGCAGTACTATAATTCTATTCAGAGCACCACGCTCTCCATTGCCAAGCAGAAGCCCCAGATTGTGTCGGCTTTTAAGCGTTTTCAGGAGCTGTACCCGGCGGTGCGCTTCCAGAACATCTATTTTGTGGTGGGCGGCTGGGTATCGGGTGGTACAGTTTCAGATGCGGGCTTGCTCATTGGGGCCGACCAGGTAGCCAACGGGCCGGGTGTGAACACCTCAGAATTGAGCCTGCTGCAGCGTAACCGGTGCGCCCCAGTTACGGTTATGCCCGAGCTGATGGTGCACGAGCTAGTGCATCGCAACCAAGGCTCTCAGGACGGCACCCTGCTCAGCTACGCCCTCAGTGAAGGCATGGCCGACTTTGTGGCAGAGGTAGTAACGGGTGTAAAGGGCGGGGCTAACAGCCGCCTGCAGGCCTACGGCAATGCGCACGAGCAAGAGCTGTGGACCGACTTCAAGAAGGAGATGCTGGGTACTAACTCCGACAACTGGATTGCCAACGGCGCCCAAGAAACGCCCGAAAAGCCCTGCGACCTGGGCTATTACGTGGGGTACCGCATTGTACAAGCCTACTACAACAAAACCACCGACAAGAAGCAGGCCCTAGCCGACATCCTTTCCATTAGAGATGCCAAAGCCTTTCTGGCCCAGAGCGGCTACGAGAGTGGCCTAGCCAGCCGGTAA
- a CDS encoding META domain-containing protein has translation MRHLFTLLWGLALLVLVSGCKDEHPESSLFNTRWMLVQVEEFPISLSSYGDTYRSYIEFTGGINRTTGLAPCNSFGGSFTSGKEPSVLTISQQAATKVSCGALSLETKYLEALPRTVRYEITGRELRLYDASNSLNPLLIFEDRTSTE, from the coding sequence ATGCGCCACCTGTTTACTCTTCTATGGGGCCTTGCCCTGCTGGTTTTGGTATCTGGTTGCAAAGACGAGCATCCTGAATCCAGCCTTTTCAATACCCGCTGGATGCTGGTGCAAGTCGAAGAATTCCCGATTTCTCTTTCCAGCTACGGCGACACCTATCGCTCTTACATTGAGTTTACGGGTGGCATAAACCGTACCACTGGCCTAGCCCCGTGCAACTCTTTTGGTGGGAGCTTCACGTCGGGCAAGGAGCCTAGTGTACTGACCATCAGCCAGCAAGCTGCTACCAAAGTTTCCTGCGGAGCGCTGAGCCTAGAAACCAAATACCTAGAAGCATTGCCCCGAACGGTGCGCTATGAAATTACCGGCAGAGAGTTACGTCTCTACGATGCCTCCAACTCGCTCAACCCATTGCTCATTTTCGAGGATCGGACGTCTACAGAGTAA
- a CDS encoding DsbA family oxidoreductase, producing the protein MKIEIWSDIVCPFCYIGKRRLENALANFSHADAVEIQWHSFELDAQAQPEPGVSLYKRLAAKYGNTEAWARQMSANMAQSAAELGLAFDFDRAVHANTLHAHRLVHLAERHGKQDAAKERFFKAYLEEGEDLNDFATLTRLATEIGLPAAEVERVLNSDEFTQEVRHDEYQARQIGVRGVPYFVFDDKYAVSGAQPSELFQEVLEKVWEESRPRPVQLAGADGAACGLDGSNC; encoded by the coding sequence ATGAAAATAGAAATCTGGTCTGACATTGTGTGCCCGTTCTGCTACATCGGTAAGCGGCGCCTGGAAAACGCGTTGGCAAATTTCTCACACGCCGATGCAGTAGAAATCCAGTGGCACAGCTTCGAGCTTGACGCCCAGGCCCAGCCAGAGCCGGGCGTGAGCCTCTATAAGCGCCTGGCTGCCAAGTACGGCAACACCGAGGCCTGGGCCCGCCAAATGAGCGCCAACATGGCCCAATCAGCCGCCGAGCTGGGCCTCGCGTTTGACTTCGACCGCGCCGTGCATGCTAACACGCTGCACGCGCACCGCCTAGTGCACCTGGCAGAGCGCCACGGCAAGCAAGATGCGGCCAAGGAGCGCTTCTTTAAAGCGTACCTGGAAGAAGGCGAAGACCTCAACGACTTTGCCACCCTCACCCGCCTAGCTACCGAGATAGGCCTACCCGCCGCTGAGGTGGAGCGGGTGTTAAACTCCGATGAGTTTACCCAAGAGGTGCGCCACGATGAGTACCAGGCCCGCCAGATTGGCGTGCGCGGGGTACCTTACTTCGTGTTCGACGATAAGTATGCCGTATCGGGCGCGCAGCCCAGCGAGCTGTTCCAGGAAGTGCTGGAGAAGGTGTGGGAAGAATCGCGCCCCCGGCCCGTGCAGCTAGCCGGCGCCGATGGTGCCGCCTGCGGCCTAGATGGCAGCAACTGCTAG
- a CDS encoding YdeI/OmpD-associated family protein gives MSDLVSFEAQLEHGGPSFMPTQIVVVPPLVLQALGSKTKRVVGTLNGYPVRLGLLAQAGGGRYVMINKDLCQAAGVQVGQHVRLSLIPDPEPDRVDLPTELTEAFEAWPEAGAQFERLSGSMRRAVAQHIATARQAETRARRAVEITERLARRAHPFRKE, from the coding sequence ATGTCTGATCTGGTTTCTTTTGAGGCACAGCTGGAGCACGGTGGTCCCAGCTTTATGCCCACCCAAATAGTGGTAGTGCCGCCGCTGGTGCTGCAGGCCCTTGGCTCCAAAACAAAGCGGGTAGTTGGCACCCTCAATGGTTACCCCGTTCGGCTAGGCCTGTTGGCCCAGGCAGGCGGGGGCCGCTACGTTATGATCAACAAAGACCTCTGCCAAGCGGCGGGCGTGCAGGTAGGCCAGCACGTGCGGTTGAGCCTCATCCCCGACCCAGAGCCCGACCGCGTGGACCTGCCCACGGAGCTTACCGAAGCTTTTGAGGCCTGGCCCGAGGCGGGGGCGCAATTTGAGCGGCTTTCGGGTAGCATGCGGCGGGCCGTGGCCCAGCACATAGCTACGGCCCGGCAGGCGGAAACCCGCGCCCGCCGGGCCGTGGAAATTACGGAACGCTTGGCGCGCAGAGCACACCCATTCCGGAAAGAGTAA
- a CDS encoding DUF2141 domain-containing protein — protein sequence MQALKQTLLTATCALAGLVSTPALASGDPAATSSVTVVVSALASSSSVVKLYFYNVREKFLTHGGYAFMRVVKPGGQKQISLPVELPNGEWAVAITQDTNNNDKLDKNFMGIPTEPFAFSNNVRPRLAPPAFDDCKFTVAGEGKVVSIALTK from the coding sequence ATGCAAGCACTTAAGCAGACTCTTCTCACGGCCACCTGCGCTCTAGCAGGTTTGGTTTCGACGCCCGCCCTGGCTTCCGGCGACCCCGCGGCCACTTCGTCCGTCACGGTAGTGGTGTCGGCCTTGGCCTCTTCGTCTTCGGTAGTCAAATTGTATTTCTATAATGTTCGGGAGAAATTTCTCACCCATGGTGGTTACGCCTTCATGCGGGTAGTGAAGCCCGGTGGGCAGAAACAAATCAGCTTGCCCGTAGAGTTGCCCAATGGGGAGTGGGCCGTGGCCATCACCCAGGACACCAATAACAACGATAAGCTCGATAAGAACTTCATGGGCATTCCTACCGAGCCCTTTGCTTTCTCTAACAACGTGCGCCCCCGCCTCGCCCCACCTGCCTTCGATGACTGCAAGTTCACGGTAGCCGGCGAAGGCAAAGTAGTGAGCATTGCCCTCACCAAATAG
- a CDS encoding Clp protease N-terminal domain-containing protein: protein MFSFFRKKPQALPFSAALTQVIKTSRIEAFQLDNDFIAVPHMLLAMLRENDATVVPALNQLLVSLVLFEYRLATEVMGLRLTSKRLSENLSLPLTLELETMLKQAQQTARLLEAPEVEAVHLLLPMLRQPGSTAAVAAGEFGLTHDVLVAHLRRAEA, encoded by the coding sequence ATGTTTTCCTTCTTTCGAAAAAAGCCCCAGGCGCTGCCGTTTTCCGCTGCTCTCACGCAGGTCATCAAGACCAGCCGCATTGAGGCGTTTCAGCTCGACAACGACTTTATTGCCGTGCCGCATATGTTGCTGGCCATGCTGCGCGAGAACGATGCCACCGTGGTGCCCGCTCTAAACCAGCTACTGGTGAGCCTCGTGCTGTTTGAATATCGGCTGGCTACGGAAGTCATGGGGCTCCGCCTGACCAGCAAGCGCCTGTCGGAGAATTTGAGCCTGCCGCTCACCTTGGAGCTGGAAACCATGCTGAAGCAGGCCCAGCAAACGGCCCGGCTACTAGAGGCCCCCGAAGTAGAGGCGGTGCACCTGCTGTTGCCCATGCTGCGCCAGCCAGGCAGCACCGCCGCCGTAGCCGCCGGCGAGTTTGGCCTAACCCATGATGTGCTGGTAGCTCACTTACGTCGGGCAGAGGCCTAG
- a CDS encoding alpha/beta fold hydrolase, whose amino-acid sequence MSSASLLTEHHETLPFQDHYLRVQHLRHAASAADKRPTLVFLHDSLGSIKLWRDFPARLALALGCHAFVYDRRGYGESAPFGPEPRTVAYLEQEALVVPAVLRAAGIEQAVLWGHSDGGTLALLTAAQEPALVAAVVTVGAHVFVEDITLAGIRRAQAHYATTDLPQRLARYHGSNTEPLFRAWTDTWLHPAFRAWNIEAYLPHIQCPVLVLQGSADEYGTAAQVEAIAKQVGGTARARLLPGLGHTPHRQSPKQVLEHSRAFLQEVVK is encoded by the coding sequence ATGTCATCCGCGTCCTTGCTTACCGAACATCACGAAACCCTGCCGTTTCAGGATCATTACCTGCGCGTGCAGCACCTGCGCCACGCAGCTTCCGCCGCCGACAAGAGGCCTACACTAGTATTTCTGCATGATTCGCTGGGCAGCATCAAGCTCTGGCGCGACTTTCCGGCCCGGCTGGCTTTGGCTCTGGGTTGCCATGCGTTCGTGTATGACCGGCGCGGGTACGGGGAGTCGGCACCGTTTGGGCCGGAACCCCGCACGGTGGCCTACTTAGAGCAGGAGGCGCTGGTGGTGCCAGCTGTGCTGCGCGCCGCAGGTATAGAGCAAGCAGTGCTATGGGGACATTCTGATGGGGGCACGCTGGCCTTGCTAACTGCCGCACAGGAGCCGGCCCTGGTGGCGGCCGTGGTAACGGTGGGGGCTCATGTGTTTGTGGAAGACATAACCCTAGCCGGTATCCGTAGGGCTCAGGCCCACTACGCTACCACCGATTTGCCCCAGCGCTTAGCACGGTACCACGGCTCCAACACGGAGCCTCTTTTTAGAGCCTGGACCGATACCTGGCTTCACCCAGCTTTCCGGGCCTGGAATATTGAGGCGTATTTGCCCCACATTCAGTGCCCGGTGCTGGTGCTGCAAGGCTCTGCCGACGAGTATGGCACGGCGGCTCAGGTAGAGGCCATTGCCAAGCAGGTAGGTGGAACCGCGCGGGCGCGGCTGCTACCTGGCCTGGGCCACACCCCGCACCGCCAGAGCCCCAAGCAAGTGCTGGAGCACAGCCGGGCTTTTCTGCAGGAGGTAGTCAAATAA